One Eurosta solidaginis isolate ZX-2024a chromosome 1, ASM4086904v1, whole genome shotgun sequence genomic window, GGCAGTAGTAGTGTTGTTCGTTTTGGCAAAAAAGGATTTCCCGTTGGTGCTGTCGGCTGCTGGGATGGTGTTGGTATACCGGCAGGACCGCCGCTCGGTGAAAAATGTTGCTGATTTTGACTTGGGAAGTAATCATAAGGTGGCAAATATTGTTCATGATAACCGGTGATTGGATCATAGATGAGAGGATATTGATTATAACCGTAAGCAGGAATAGGCACTGGACTATTAGGTTTACGATTAGGGTATTGCTGTTGTAATGGTATCAATGAAGGTGGGTAACCGAATTCATTCAAAGGGATAGGCAACTTTTCGTTAGGCATTTGCTTAGGTGCATTCTGTGCCAGCGGTGGAATGTAGGGTGGTGCTTTGCCGGGTGGGGGGAATGTGGGAGGTTGTACAGGTTGTTGTTCATCAGTGAGTGGTTCGGCTGTAGGTGCTGGACTCTCTTCTGGTGCACCATCTTGTGGTGGTGGCTGCTGCGCTGCAGCATCTGGTGCAGGCACAAGCTGTGGTCCACTATTTGGTCCTAGCTGATGCATAAATTGTGGCAGAAAACGTTGTTGCGGTAATGGGTAGGGATACTGCAATTGATAGAAAAATTGTTTGTTATGCGTTAAGAAAAAAGCTTGGAAAAAAATCCCAAAATCAACCAAATTACCTGTCGATTTGGTGCGAAACCCGGCACTATGGGCTGACCAAAGCGTACCACCGGTGGCGTATAGTAACTAAAGGGATTATAAGGTCCATAAGGATAATGCGTCACACCACTTTCATGTATGGTTGGCTGTATGACCGGAAAAGCTCGACTCGAAGTTAAATTCTCATCCGTTGTGATTAGAGCATTGTAAACTTTTGGCGTGCGACGTAACGCTGCACCACAGCTGGAAATACCACAGTTGATGGCTATCAATAGAGCGATAAGTATCTGCAAAGACACATgtgaattttcaaataaaatattatttttttttttattttgcatgaTTTGAGATTGTAATGTGGTAAAATTTGGGCGCGATAAATATTCATGTGTAAAAACAGGGTCGGATTTAAATGATCGCAGTTGTATGGGCACTGCTTAGTTCACGAGTGTGACATCTCTCTTGACTCCCACCGATCATTCGGCCGGGTTAAATGCAAAAATCGTGTGTTTCACTTGGCTACTTCCATCTAACGACTATCCTGCGAATAATTTATGTTGACATCAGCTTGCTTTTTCGTTCGCCCTAAGATCGTTACTGCATCATTGATAGTGGAAGGTTGAAACGTCGCACCCGTTCATCGAGCAAACGATGGCACGACACTAAAATTTATAGAAAGGACGGCAAAGAGAGAGAGGCAAAAAGAGAGATTACGGGTAAAAcgtaaaaaagttaaatttgcattaaaacaaaagtaaaaaagtaGTTATATCCTAACTTTTATTGTAAAGGTAAAAAAAACAGTTTTGGATTTTATtgcaaaagcaaattttttttttttatttttatttaaaaaaaagggatCATTTTGACCTCCATTCGGAGATTGCACTTGACGTTTAAATCTTAAATATCCAAGtgcttcaaggggttgtgtagagaATGCGtgaattctgtttctttagcagccgaggctctggcgac contains:
- the LOC137237186 gene encoding uncharacterized protein, with product MEAKILIALLIAINCGISSCGAALRRTPKVYNALITTDENLTSSRAFPVIQPTIHESGVTHYPYGPYNPFSYYTPPVVRFGQPIVPGFAPNRQYPYPLPQQRFLPQFMHQLGPNSGPQLVPAPDAAAQQPPPQDGAPEESPAPTAEPLTDEQQPVQPPTFPPPGKAPPYIPPLAQNAPKQMPNEKLPIPLNEFGYPPSLIPLQQQYPNRKPNSPVPIPAYGYNQYPLIYDPITGYHEQYLPPYDYFPSQNQQHFSPSGGPAGIPTPSQQPTAPTGNPFLPKRTTLLLPPPPTPKQQQPPQALPSEETAASEPQPQPEPQSQTKESPHLTTTVDFDSIKNASKNKNSEVPDVPPPPIPSGAKSQES